A window of Bacteroidales bacterium genomic DNA:
AATTTCATCAGGCAGTGATTATATTGATATAGCTAAATTTGGCTTTGGCACTGCCTTTATCACAAAAAATCTTGAAACAAAAATCAAACTTTATAAAGAAGCAAACATACGTCCATATTTTGGAGGAACATTATTCGAAGCTTTTATATCAAGAGGATTGTTCAAAGATTATTTAAAACTTATTGATAAATACAAGCTTGATTTGGCAGAAATATCAGACGGTTCAATAAAAATGGAACATGATGAAAAATGCAATTTTATAAAAAAACTTGCATCAAAAGTTACGGTTCTCTCGGAAGTAGGGTCAAAGGAAGCCGGAATACTTATCAGCCCAAACAGATGGATTAAAATGATGCAGAGTGAACTTGATGCAGGCGCATGGAAAGTGATTGCTGAAGCCCGTGAAAGCGGAAATGTTGGAATATACAGACCTAACAGTAGCCCTCATGTTGCACTTGTTAATAAAATCCTCGCAAAAATTCCTCAGGAAAAAATAATGTGGGAAACACCACAAAAAGCCCAACAGGTATGGTTTATAAAATTGCTGGGGGCAAATGTAAATCTCGGAAATATTGCTACAAACGAAGTCATTTCTGTTGAAACAATCCGCCTCGGATTGCGTGGAGATACATTTCTTTCTTTTCTGCCAACCGACTTGCAGGAAAAACTAAAACAAAATGTAGAAGTCAGCATGAGTGAAAAAGAAGCGTAAAAAAGAACAAACGAACAATTGAACATTCGAACAATTGAATAAATAAAAAATTTCACGATTTCGAAATTAATAAACAAAAATGACAGATATTGATGTAACGCTTGATGCAGCAAAAAAACTCGGACTTCTTCCCGAAGAATATGAAAAAATTAAACAACTTCTTGGCAGAAACCCTAATTTTACCGAACTCAGCATTTATTCAGTAATGTGGTCGGAACATTGTTCATACAAAAATTCTATTTTCTGGCTAAAAACCTTGCCGAGAAAAGGGCAAAGATTGTTAACAGAAGCCGGTGAGGAGAATGCGGGACTTATTGATATTGGCGATGGTCTGGCTTGTTGTTTTAAAATTGAATCGCATAATCATCCTTCTGCAATTGAGCCATACCAAGGTGCAGCTACAGGTGTAGGCGGAATAAACCGTGATATTTTTACAATGGGTGCGCGACCAATTGCTCAGTTAAATTCACTTCGTTTCGGCTTACCGGAACATGAAAAAACAAAATGGTTGTTAAAAGGCGTGGTAAAAGGTATAGGTGATTACGGCAATGCTTTTGGTGTACCTGTTGTTGGCGGTGAAGTTTATTTTGAAGAATGTTATAATACAAATCCTTTAGTAAATGCCATGTCTGTCGGTATTGTAAAAATCGGAGAAACAATTTCAGCAATTTCGGAGGGAGAAGGAAATCCTGTTTATATTGTGGGTTCACATACCGGAAAAGACGGAATTCACGGAGCTACATTTGCGTCAGAAGATATTACTGAAAGCACATCCGAAAAACTTCCTTCTGTTCAGGTTGGTGACCCTTTTCAGGAAAAACTTCTTTTGGAAGCAAGCTTGGAAGTAATAAAATCAGGAACAGTAGTTGGTATGCAGGATATGGGAGCCGCCGGAATTATTTGTTCAACTTCCGAAATGTCGGCAAAAGGAAAACATGGAATGGAAATTCATCTTGATAAAGTACCATTGCGACAGCAACAAATGAAACCTTTTGAAATATTACTTTCTGAATCGCAGGAAAGAATGCTTGTTGTCGTAAAGAAAGGAAAAGAAAAAGAAGTTGAAAAAATATTCGAAAAATGGGATTTGAATTGTAAAATAATTGGAAAAGTAACAAAAGGAAACGAGCTTAAATTTTTCATGAATGGTGAACTCGTTGCTCATGTACCTGCCGATTCACTTGTATTAGGCGGCGGCGCTCCGATTTATAAAAGAGAATATAAAGAACCTGCATATTATGCAGAAACAAAAAAATTCTCGATAAATAATATTCCCGAACCTGAAGATTTTAAAAAAGTATCAATTTGCTTAACAAAAAATTTCAATATTGCATCAAAGAAGTGGGTGTATGAACAATATGATTCAATGGTGCAAACATTAAACATGAGCACCAATCGC
This region includes:
- a CDS encoding phosphosulfolactate synthase; protein product: MNFTIPYLPERTKKPRETGLNMVMDKGLSIREVEDLISSGSDYIDIAKFGFGTAFITKNLETKIKLYKEANIRPYFGGTLFEAFISRGLFKDYLKLIDKYKLDLAEISDGSIKMEHDEKCNFIKKLASKVTVLSEVGSKEAGILISPNRWIKMMQSELDAGAWKVIAEARESGNVGIYRPNSSPHVALVNKILAKIPQEKIMWETPQKAQQVWFIKLLGANVNLGNIATNEVISVETIRLGLRGDTFLSFLPTDLQEKLKQNVEVSMSEKEA
- the purL gene encoding phosphoribosylformylglycinamidine synthase subunit PurL — encoded protein: MTDIDVTLDAAKKLGLLPEEYEKIKQLLGRNPNFTELSIYSVMWSEHCSYKNSIFWLKTLPRKGQRLLTEAGEENAGLIDIGDGLACCFKIESHNHPSAIEPYQGAATGVGGINRDIFTMGARPIAQLNSLRFGLPEHEKTKWLLKGVVKGIGDYGNAFGVPVVGGEVYFEECYNTNPLVNAMSVGIVKIGETISAISEGEGNPVYIVGSHTGKDGIHGATFASEDITESTSEKLPSVQVGDPFQEKLLLEASLEVIKSGTVVGMQDMGAAGIICSTSEMSAKGKHGMEIHLDKVPLRQQQMKPFEILLSESQERMLVVVKKGKEKEVEKIFEKWDLNCKIIGKVTKGNELKFFMNGELVAHVPADSLVLGGGAPIYKREYKEPAYYAETKKFSINNIPEPEDFKKVSICLTKNFNIASKKWVYEQYDSMVQTLNMSTNRLSDAAMVNIKGTNKALLLTVDCNGRYVHADPEAGAKIAVAEAARNIVCSGGEPAAITNCLNFGNPYVSEAYWQFVGAIKGMSEACKKFETPVTGGNVSFYNQTIIDNKTEPIYPTPVIGMVGILDNKKNQMTLDFKKSGDIIFLLGTPREDINSSQYLVSYHNVKLSPPPFFDIDEEYKVQSVIKKLIKNKFIESAHDVSDGGLFITLLESAMPNELGFDVITPAEIRTDAFLFGESQSRIVVSVNPKNEIHFIDFMMQSKIPSTLLGHVTKSKIQINDELWNTVKDYKNIYDNILTEYVNE